The Triticum aestivum cultivar Chinese Spring chromosome 7B, IWGSC CS RefSeq v2.1, whole genome shotgun sequence genome window below encodes:
- the LOC123157847 gene encoding uncharacterized protein — MEVYMNLTLLHCPLCLCPLKPLVYECKGGHLACADYHGERLGNQRQCQKCERGGGFDVRNTMMDAVLSSRRQGVQSPNPNSVAFGRHGRNSSSHSPTTPPRRHRARPAKPPPAPPHLPPPPPSLGLAAAAAASSGCSGSSSKALSLAVSCFQATGVMVEEKRERAEEASESPQKSPRLDPLAASVAGPGCSDAPTSPTESSDEWPSSGESEAGTSSDSTGDGGRCEHIRLDRELLDMHVYYLTEQRAVLRTCHLSKCKTTCKGNEGMMKCIDCSRFFCSGWPVNRESPQEHALWHAGENTHWVAQWCDEPNLGYCFLCARGMRLSDRSEDDYAVSARNKKDQQGLGDSVAKYGWGSVPGIAKDGCETGGKNPQNPENTQKYPHLDLPASKAPVLLSESPSTGEAEETSDCTYDIGSCEHLFKDREELDDMVHDIKTAEKPPECEHFLCTTTCTWRGAAARFMVCTECTSTFCTGEKGGMENPQGHARLHATRDYHWVALWYDEPYKGYCFECGHVLKLGQDKLSDDEWAALARNKRVERPMSASNGWDVWGTVPKSYAKDLWAIVTGNDASGYANGNGCVIRGLPNLGNTCYMNALLQCLLALSELRTTILGPGARLGSIGLLLKQLFVETSSTNDARRALDPEMLLESMRMFNPQFKGSYMQDSQEFLTSLRTALEEETKGLNKLHGGAEFRPIGNSIFGGWLRQTLYCISCQTKSVLDLQFDELQLALPSKDCPARSVTLPPMTRSGGSPMKTRKELFQQTDKTDGEKIQTIAEGCDSQFPGSEFGDEAMEKIPKPSQVDSTKVEDVAHGRLQTQKNDVPREIIEVPIKALDFIPNLFDDTEGMDESIVDPHSPKDTGPPPLVDIEAKENTYSVEPTTEDKGRAQSSDITDDEAVHMNSVASLEDCLTLLCYCPMRWKCDNCSKVPELPRTNGSENGQPMIASTNVNPTVEGDQTELSDRKTCPSERSNDLNSLSVECTSTSRQPHGSDAHHQVILSENRVHEEITSGMSYDEKNSASCCTTNRKPESQEGVQEAAPSSYPTHKQTDLLSTQDSQDNSDQNQGSGKQVKLDDHSAQQAEENQSEQKHGTGGFQIQLVTKLPPVLTIQLKRFTNALSKTRGHVSFKEILHVEPFMDPSSEDKGNSSYRQVGVIEHHGHTLNVGHYAAYVRAGRKEQSSGSSSWVCATDRVIKEVPLKEVLGCEAYMLFYERMDGRGISGSLPTN, encoded by the exons CGCCGTCAAGGGGTCCAAAGTCCAAACCCAAATAGCGTAGCATTCGGCAGGCACGGGCGCAACAGTTCCTCGCACAGCCCAACAACCCCGCCCCGGCGCCACCGTGCCCGACCAGCGAaaccgcctcccgctcctccccacctccctcctcctccaccCTCTCTCGGcctcgccgcggccgcggccgcctcctccGGCTGCTCGGGTTCTTCCTCCAAGGCCCTCTCCCTCGCCGTCTCCTG TTTCCAGGCGACAGGCGTGATGGTAGAGGAGAAGAGGGAGAGGGCGGAGGAGGCGTCCGAGAGCCCGCAGAAATCTCCGCGCCTGGACCCGCTGGCTGCGTCCGTGGCAGGTCCTGGATGCAGCGACGCGCCTACGTCTCCGACGGAGTCGAGCGACGAGTGGCCATCGTCGGGGGAATCGGAGGCGGGGACAAGCAGCGACAGTACCGGCGATGGCGGGCGGTGCGAGCACATACGCTTGGACCGCGAACTCCTGGATATGCACGTGTATTATCTCACGGAGCAGCGAGCGGTGCTCCGGACGTGCCATCTTAGTAAGTGCAAGACGACCTGTAAGGGCAACGAAGGGATGATGAAGTGCATAGACTGCTCTAGATTCTTCTGCTCTGGGTGGCCGGTGAACAGGGAAAGTCCGCAGGAACATGCCCTCTGGCACGCCGGCGAGAACACTCATTGGGTTGCTCAGTGGTGCGATGAACCGAATTTGGGATACTGCTTCTTGTGTGCGCGCGGTATGAGGCTCAGTGACCGGAGCGAAGATGACTATGCAGTGTCGGCCAGAAACAAAAAGGATCAGCAAGGACTGGGGGATAGCGTTGCAAAGTATGGCTGGGGATCGGTGCCTGGCATTGCAAAGGATGGGTGCGAGACGGGGGGCAAGAACCCGCAGAACCCTGAGAACACGCAGAAATACCCGCACCTGGACCTGCCTGCGTCCAAGGCACCTGTGTTGTTGAGCGAGTCGCCATCGACGGGGGAAGCGGAGGAGACCAGCGACTGCACATACGACATCGGGTCGTGCGAGCACTTGTTCAAGGACAGGGAGGAGCTGGATGATATGGTGCATGACATCAAGACCGCCGAGAAGCCCCCAGAGTGCGAGCATTTCCTGTGCACGACCACCTGCACCTGGAGGGGAGCTGCTGCTAGGTTCATGGTGTGCACGGAGTGCACCTCTACTTTCTGCACCGGGGAGAAGGGGGGCATGGAAAATCCGCAGGGACACGCCCGCTTGCACGCCACCAGGGACTACCATTGGGTTGCTCTGTGGTATGATGAACCGTATAAGGGCTACTGCTTCGAGTGTGGGCACGTTCTGAAGCTCGGTCAGGACAAGCTGAGCGATGATGAGTGGGCAGCTCTGGCCAGAAATAAAAGGGTTGAGCGGCCAATGTCGGCCAGTAATGGATGGGATGTGTGGGGAACGGTGCCCAAGAGTTATGCAAAGGATTTGTGGGCAATAGTAACCGGCAATGATGCGTCTGGGTATGCTAATGGGAATGGCTGTGTTATCAGAGGGTTGCCGAATCTTGGAAACACATGCTACATGAATGCACTGCTTCAGTGCCTCCTTGCGCTCAGTGAGCTGAGGACAACGATTTTAGGACCGGGTGCTCGGCTGGGGAGCATTGGTCTGCTCCTGAAGCAATTATTTGTGGAGACAAGCAGCACAAATGATGCCAGGCGCGCGCTGGATCCAGAGATGCTATTGGAAAGTATGCGGATGTTTAATCCACAGTTCAAGGGCTCTTATATGCAGGACAGCCAAGAGTTTCTTACATCTTTGCGCACTGCTTTGGAGGAGGAGACGAAGGGCCTAAACAAACTTCATGGGGGTGCAGAGTTTCGTCCAATTGGCAATTCCATTTTCGGGGGCTGGCTGCGTCAGACCTTATACTGCATAAGTTGCCAAACTAAATCAGTTTTGGATCTGCAATTCGATGAGCTCCAACTGGCACTGCCATCAAAGGATTGTCCAGCCAGGAGTGTTACGTTACCACCAATGACCAGAAGCGGTGGATCTCCGATGAAGACTCGTAAGGAACTATTCCAACAAACCGACAAGACTGATGGAGAAAAGATTCAAACAATTGCTGAAGGCTGTGATTCTCAGTTTCCTGGTTCAGAATTTGGAGATGAGGCCATGGAGAAAATACCCAAGCCTTCACAAGTTG ATTCTACTAAAGTGGAGGATGTTGCACACGGTCGTTTGCAGACTCAGAAGAATGATGTCCCACGAGAGATCATTGAAGTGCCAATAAAAGCTCTTGATTTCATTCCTAACCTGTTTGATGACACTGAAGGAATGGATGAATCAATAGTAGATCCTCACAGTCCAAAAGATACTGGTCCACCTCCACTTGTTGATATAGAAGCCAAGGAGAACACTTACTCAGTAGAACCTACTACAGAAGACAAGGGGAGAGCTCAGAGCAGTGATATTACTGATGATGAGGCAGTACATATGAACTCTGTTGCATCGCTCGAGGACTGCTTGACACTTCTTTGCTATTGTCCGATGAGATGGAAATGTGATAACTGTTCCAAGGTTCCTGAGCTGCCAAGAACAAATGGAAGTGAAAATGGTCAACCGATGATAGCAAGTACCAATGTAAATCCAACAGTTGAAGGAGACCAGACTGAACTATCAGACAGGAAAACATGCCCAAGTGAGCGATCTAATGATTTGAATAGCTTGTCGGTAGAATGTACTTCTACAAGTAGACAACCACATGGTTCAGATGCACATCATCAAGTTATTCTTTCTGAGAACAGAGTTCATGAAGAAATCACTTCAGGGATGAGCTATGATGAAAAGAACTCGGCCTCTTGCTGCACTACCAATAGAAAACCTGAAAGTCAGGAAGGTGTTCAGGAAGCTGCACCTAGTTCCTATCCAACTCATAAACAGACTGACCTGTTGAGTACCCAGGATAGTCAGGATAACAGCGACCAAAATCAAGGCAGTGGGAAGCAGGTAAAGCTGGATGATCATAGCGCACAACAAGCGGAAGAAAACCAAAGTGAGCAGAAACATGGGACTGGTGGTTTTCAAATACAATTGGTTACTAAGCTGCCACCTGTACTAACCATTCAACTGAAGAGATTCACCAATGCTCTTTCTAAAACGAGAGGACATGTGAGCTTTAAGGAGATTCTTCATGTAGAACCGTTCATGGACCCCAG TTCCGAGGACAAAGGTAACTCCAGCTATCGCCAAGTCGGTGTCATTGAGCACCATGGCCACACCTTGAATGTAGGGCACTATGCTGCTTATGTGAGGGCAGGTCGCAAGGAGCAGAGCAGTGGTTCTTCCTCATGGGTTTGCGCAACCGATCGCGTCATCAAGGAAGTCCCTCTAAAAGAAGTTCTCGGGTGCGAGGCGTACATGCTTTTCTATGAGAGGATGGATGGCCGAGGCATATCTGGGAGCCTACCCACCAACTAA